The Candidatus Zixiibacteriota bacterium genomic sequence AGTTGGCTCTGAGAAGCTCGTCCCAGCTCTGATATTGTCGGAAACTTTCGACCTGACCGGCGATATCTTCGGCTTTACCACGATCGCCCAGTTTGAGATATGCCAGCGAGGAATACCAGTAGAACTGGAAAGCCTCGTCGTGATCATCGGCCCTGCCTTTATGCTCATGGTAGAAATCGACCAGTTTGCGGTAGCGTCCGAAAGTGTAATAAGCAGTCGCCAATGAATTGAGCAGTTTTTCGCAGTCGTCCCTGCACAACAGGAGCGCTTTTTCCATCTCGCTGACCGACATCTCACCATCCGCCATCAGCAGACCGTTTAAATAAGCCAGCTCCCAGTCAGCGAAATCGCGAGACAGAAGATCAGCCACTTTCTGGCGTGCAAGCGTCAACTCAGCGTTTTCGATCGCCTTGGTCACCTCGGAATAGTCGCCGGTTGATTCGGCAATTACACAAACCTCGGCAACAACAATAAAGATCAGAACTAATGTAAGTATAGTTCTTGGCATAGTTGATTAATACTGGTTACTGGTTCAATGATGCAAGAATGCTTCAGCGGTACGGTTGATCACCCGCGCGGCATCCTCGGTACGCTGCTGATTCTGGTAAAGACGTATCAGTCCCAGGAGCGCCGGCAGGTAATCCGATTTGATATCCAGAGCCTGGTTGTAGTATTCTTCTGCCAGTCCGGATTCACCGCGTTTCTCGGCCAGGCTTGCCAGCCCCAATATCGCGTGCAGGTTCTTGACATCTCTTTCGAGCACCTGGTTGTAGAGATCTTCCATCTCGGAGAACTGTCCCAGGTCGAACAGGACTTTCTGGATTCGTCCGAAGACTATATCGGCGCGCGAGGGATCGACGTCGATCATCTGCTTCCAGGCTTTGACCGCGTCCACCAACTTGTCCTCTTTCTCATAAGAATCACCGATCGCGACCACCGCCTCGACCAGGTTGGGATTGTATTTGAGGGCATCCTTAAACTCCATCCGCGCGTCATGGTACTGTCCCTGCTCCAGAAGCTCCATACCATGCTTGTAGCGCAGGTCGGCCAGCGACGATTTGTCATCAATATATTGAAGCTTCAATAGTTCGGACTGATGCTGAAACGCTTTGCGCCAGTCTTTCTTGCGCGAGTACAGGCTGACCAGTTTCTTGAGGGCGATATGTTTGCGATCCGGAAAATCTTTGAGTTGATTCAATATCTTCTCGGCGGCGTCGAATTGCGCCAATGCCATATAGTCCTCGGCCAGGGCCTGGAGGACCTCGCCACGCTCATAATGGGTCAGGTTCTGACGCATGTTCAGGTCGGAATCAATTTGCAAAGACTTCTTGACGTTTCCACGCTGGCGCAGAAGTCCCGCCAACCGCAGGTAAGCATCGACATTGTTGGTGTCTGCCAGGACAGCTTCTTTGAGACGCAAAAACGCCGTCGAACGGTCGTTGTTGAGAAGCGCCTTGAGCGCTTCCATGTATGTCTCCTGCGGTGAGAGCTTGACCCTGGGATTTCGACGATAAAGATAAAATATGGCCGCCGACAAGACGACGATCACCAGAACCAGGACTACGATTACCACGTCCATCTATTTCTGCTCCTGTTGACCGGGCTCTTCCTCACCCAGTTCAGTGTCATTTATATCTTCAAGTGAACGATTGCGCAGGGCCGAGAGTTCCATCTCCAGCTTTTTGATCTGACGATTGCGTTCGCGAATATCTCCGCCGACTTTGATGAAATAGAATACCGAATAGATAAAAGTTACCAGCATCCCGATCACAAAGGCCGCGAAACATACAAAAGCCAGAGGCACCGCGTAATAATTGCCCCATGGGAAAAACAGGTCAACCCGCTCGGTGGAATTGTACAGCACAAACCCGATCACCACCGCAACGGCAATTATAAACAGCAACAGCCTCAATAGCCACATAGTTTTACCTCTTTGTTTTTCCCTCAGTTTACAGACTTAGCAGAACGCTGTCAAATAAAAAGTTAGCCTTCAGAGGACTTGTCATCCGCTTTTCGAACATCACCCTGATTCTGCTTTTTCGCCGGCTTATCTGCTGTATTCTCTTCGGATTCTTCTTCATCCTGATGGAGATCGTCGATACTTTCCACCATAGCCTCAAAATCTTTTTCATTGAAGCGGAAACGTTCC encodes the following:
- a CDS encoding tetratricopeptide repeat protein, with translation MDVVIVVLVLVIVVLSAAIFYLYRRNPRVKLSPQETYMEALKALLNNDRSTAFLRLKEAVLADTNNVDAYLRLAGLLRQRGNVKKSLQIDSDLNMRQNLTHYERGEVLQALAEDYMALAQFDAAEKILNQLKDFPDRKHIALKKLVSLYSRKKDWRKAFQHQSELLKLQYIDDKSSLADLRYKHGMELLEQGQYHDARMEFKDALKYNPNLVEAVVAIGDSYEKEDKLVDAVKAWKQMIDVDPSRADIVFGRIQKVLFDLGQFSEMEDLYNQVLERDVKNLHAILGLASLAEKRGESGLAEEYYNQALDIKSDYLPALLGLIRLYQNQQRTEDAARVINRTAEAFLHH
- a CDS encoding DUF1049 domain-containing protein; translation: MWLLRLLLFIIAVAVVIGFVLYNSTERVDLFFPWGNYYAVPLAFVCFAAFVIGMLVTFIYSVFYFIKVGGDIRERNRQIKKLEMELSALRNRSLEDINDTELGEEEPGQQEQK